Proteins co-encoded in one Bacillus paramycoides genomic window:
- the ilvE gene encoding branched-chain-amino-acid transaminase: MNEQWIFLNGEFVPKDEAKVSVYDHGYLYGDGVFEGIRVYSGNVFRLREHLVRLYESAKSIMLEIPYSLDEVTNIVVETIRQNKLFNGYIRLVVSRGAGNLGLDPDSCKKPNVVVIAEQLSLFPQEYYEKGIPVVTVATRRNRPDVLSPQVKSLNYLNNILVRIEAKLAGVQEALMLNDQGYVAEGSGDNVFIVKGNKLITPPSSAGALEGITRNAILEIGEKLGYEVREELFTRHDVYVADEVFLTGTAAEVIAVTTVDGRTIGLGQTGPHTNRLLEEFRKLVIEDGEKIYEENKVG, translated from the coding sequence GTGAACGAGCAATGGATTTTCTTAAATGGAGAATTTGTTCCAAAAGACGAGGCAAAAGTATCAGTATATGATCATGGTTATTTATATGGAGATGGAGTATTTGAAGGAATTAGAGTTTATAGCGGTAATGTTTTCCGTTTGAGAGAGCATCTTGTCCGGTTATATGAATCAGCAAAATCCATCATGTTAGAAATTCCATATTCTTTAGATGAAGTAACAAATATTGTTGTTGAGACGATTCGACAAAATAAATTATTTAATGGATACATTCGCCTAGTTGTATCGCGAGGAGCAGGAAATCTTGGATTAGATCCTGATTCCTGTAAGAAACCGAATGTAGTAGTAATAGCAGAGCAACTATCTTTATTCCCACAAGAATATTATGAAAAAGGGATTCCAGTTGTAACAGTTGCAACGCGCCGAAACCGTCCAGATGTATTGTCGCCTCAAGTAAAATCTTTAAATTACTTAAACAATATTTTAGTTCGCATCGAAGCGAAATTGGCTGGGGTACAAGAAGCGCTTATGTTAAATGATCAAGGATATGTAGCTGAAGGCTCAGGGGATAACGTATTTATTGTAAAAGGAAATAAATTAATTACACCACCAAGTTCTGCTGGAGCGTTAGAAGGTATTACACGAAACGCTATTTTAGAAATTGGTGAAAAACTTGGATATGAAGTTAGAGAAGAGTTATTTACAAGACATGATGTATATGTAGCTGATGAAGTATTTTTAACAGGAACAGCAGCTGAAGTAATTGCCGTTACGACAGTAGATGGTAGAACGATTGGTTTAGGGCAAACGGGTCCACATACGAATCGTTTATTAGAAGAATTCCGAAAGTTAGTTATAGAAGATGGAGAGAAAATTTACGAAGAAAATAAAGTTGGATAA
- the ilvB gene encoding acetolactate synthase large subunit produces the protein MSSKTEEKLATGAQLLLEALEKEGVEVIFGYPGGAVLPLYDALYDCEIPHILTRHEQGAIHAAEGYARITGNPGVVIATSGPGATNVITGLADAMIDSLPLVVFTGQVATTLIGSDAFQEADIMGLTMPVTKHNYQVRKASDLPRIIKEAFHIARTGRPGPVVIDLPKDMVVEQGERCSDVQMDLPGYNPNYEPNLLQINKLLQAIRVANKPLILAGAGVLHAKASKELTSFARKYEIPVVHTLLGLGGFPPDDELFLGMGGMHGSYTANMALYECDLLINVGARFDDRLTGNLAYFAKGATVAHIDIDPAEIGKNVSTEIPIVASAKRALEVLLQPEGGKENHHEWIALLKGRKERYPFSYKRNSESIKPQYAIDMLYEITKGEAIVTTDVGQHQMWAAQYYPLKNPDKWVTSGGLGTMGFGFPAAIGAQIAKPEELVIAIVGDAGFQMTLQELSVLKEHSLPVKVFILNNEALGMVRQWQDEFYNQRYSHSLLSCQPDFVALANAYGIKGVRIDDPLLAKKQIQHAIELQEPVVIDCRVLQSEKVMPMVAPGKGVHQMEGVEKR, from the coding sequence ATGTCTTCAAAAACGGAAGAGAAACTGGCAACTGGTGCACAGCTATTGTTAGAAGCGCTAGAAAAAGAAGGGGTAGAAGTGATTTTCGGTTATCCTGGTGGTGCTGTTTTACCTCTTTATGATGCGCTCTATGACTGTGAAATTCCGCATATTTTAACAAGGCATGAGCAAGGAGCGATTCACGCAGCTGAAGGATATGCCAGAATTACTGGAAATCCAGGGGTTGTAATTGCAACGAGTGGACCAGGTGCTACAAATGTGATTACTGGTTTAGCGGATGCGATGATTGATTCACTACCACTTGTTGTATTTACAGGGCAAGTAGCAACAACGTTAATTGGAAGTGATGCTTTCCAAGAAGCGGATATTATGGGGCTTACGATGCCGGTGACAAAACATAACTATCAAGTGCGAAAGGCTTCAGATTTACCTCGTATTATTAAAGAAGCATTTCATATTGCTAGAACAGGAAGACCAGGCCCAGTCGTTATCGATCTTCCGAAAGATATGGTAGTAGAGCAAGGAGAACGATGTAGCGATGTGCAAATGGATTTACCAGGATACAACCCAAATTATGAACCAAATTTACTCCAAATAAACAAATTATTACAAGCAATTAGAGTTGCAAATAAGCCGTTAATTTTAGCTGGAGCAGGTGTATTGCATGCGAAAGCATCAAAAGAGTTAACAAGTTTTGCTCGTAAATATGAAATTCCTGTTGTGCATACATTACTTGGTCTCGGTGGCTTTCCACCAGATGATGAACTATTTCTAGGAATGGGAGGAATGCATGGTTCTTACACAGCCAATATGGCGTTATATGAATGTGACTTACTCATTAATGTAGGTGCAAGATTTGATGATCGGCTTACAGGGAATTTAGCTTATTTTGCTAAAGGGGCCACTGTTGCACATATCGATATCGATCCAGCAGAAATCGGAAAAAATGTGTCGACTGAAATTCCTATTGTTGCAAGTGCTAAACGGGCATTGGAAGTATTACTTCAACCAGAAGGGGGAAAAGAAAATCATCATGAATGGATCGCTTTATTAAAGGGGAGAAAAGAACGATATCCATTCTCTTATAAAAGAAACTCTGAAAGTATTAAGCCTCAATACGCAATTGACATGTTATATGAAATTACGAAGGGAGAAGCGATTGTAACAACAGATGTTGGGCAACATCAAATGTGGGCAGCCCAATATTATCCGCTGAAAAATCCAGATAAATGGGTAACTTCAGGAGGATTAGGGACGATGGGATTCGGATTTCCAGCAGCAATTGGTGCGCAAATTGCAAAGCCTGAAGAACTAGTTATTGCAATTGTCGGTGACGCTGGATTTCAAATGACGCTGCAAGAATTAAGTGTATTAAAAGAACACTCTCTACCTGTTAAAGTATTTATTTTAAATAATGAAGCTTTAGGAATGGTAAGACAATGGCAAGATGAATTTTATAATCAAAGATACTCGCACTCTTTACTATCGTGTCAACCCGATTTCGTCGCTCTTGCGAATGCGTATGGCATAAAAGGAGTTCGCATAGATGATCCACTTCTTGCAAAGAAGCAAATACAGCATGCGATTGAATTACAAGAACCGGTCGTAATTGATTGCCGTGTCCTTCAATCAGAAAAGGTAATGCCGATGGTTGCCCCAGGGAAAGGTGTTCACCAAATGGAGGGAGTGGAAAAAAGGTGA
- the ilvN gene encoding acetolactate synthase small subunit, which yields MKRIVIATVRNQSGVLNRITGVMTRRHFNIESISVGHTESSDISRMTIVVHVENEQQVEQLIKQLHKQIDVLKVSDITEEAMIARELALIKVATSVARAELYSLIEPFRATVIDVGKDSIVVQVTGTQEKVEALIELLRPYGLKEIARTGVTAFTRSMKKQDKQVMLIQ from the coding sequence GTGAAGAGAATTGTTATAGCGACAGTTCGAAATCAAAGCGGTGTGTTAAACCGAATTACAGGTGTTATGACACGAAGACATTTTAATATTGAAAGCATTTCAGTAGGTCATACGGAATCATCGGACATATCGCGGATGACGATTGTTGTACACGTTGAAAATGAACAGCAAGTAGAGCAGTTAATTAAACAACTTCATAAGCAAATTGATGTTCTGAAAGTATCAGATATTACAGAAGAAGCGATGATAGCAAGAGAACTCGCACTTATTAAAGTAGCAACATCAGTAGCAAGAGCAGAATTATACAGTTTAATTGAGCCATTTCGAGCCACTGTAATAGATGTTGGGAAGGATTCCATAGTTGTGCAAGTAACAGGTACACAGGAGAAAGTAGAAGCGTTAATTGAATTACTTCGTCCATACGGTTTGAAAGAGATTGCTAGAACAGGTGTAACAGCATTTACACGCAGTATGAAAAAGCAAGATAAGCAAGTGATGTTAATTCAATAA
- the ilvC gene encoding ketol-acid reductoisomerase → MAKVYYEKDVTVNVLKEKKVAIIGYGSQGHAHAQNLRDNGFDVVVGLRKGKSWDKAKEDGFSVYTVAEAAKQADVVMILLPDELQPEVYEAEIAPNLKAGNSLVFAHGFNVHFDQVKPPANVDVFLVAPKGPGHLVRRTFAEGGAVPALFAVYQDATGVANEKALSYADGIGATRAGVLETTFKEETETDLFGEQAVLCGGVTALVKAGFETLVDAGYQPELAYFECLHELKLIVDLMYEGGLENMRYSVSDTAQWGDFVSGPRVVTEDTKKAMGVVLAEIQDGTFARGWIAEHKAGKPNFRATNKKENEHELEVVGRKLREMMPFVQPRVKAGVK, encoded by the coding sequence ATGGCAAAAGTTTATTATGAGAAAGATGTAACGGTAAATGTATTAAAAGAAAAGAAAGTAGCAATCATCGGATACGGCTCGCAAGGTCATGCGCATGCGCAAAATTTACGTGATAACGGATTTGATGTAGTAGTAGGTTTAAGAAAAGGGAAGTCTTGGGATAAAGCAAAAGAAGATGGATTTTCTGTATATACAGTAGCAGAAGCGGCAAAGCAGGCTGATGTAGTAATGATTTTACTACCGGATGAACTGCAACCAGAAGTATATGAAGCGGAAATTGCACCAAATTTAAAGGCAGGAAATTCTCTCGTTTTTGCACACGGATTTAATGTTCACTTTGATCAAGTGAAACCACCAGCGAATGTAGATGTATTTTTAGTAGCACCAAAAGGGCCAGGACATTTAGTTCGTCGTACGTTTGCTGAAGGAGGAGCTGTTCCGGCACTATTTGCAGTATACCAAGATGCAACAGGAGTTGCGAATGAAAAGGCACTTTCTTATGCTGATGGAATTGGAGCGACGAGAGCGGGCGTATTAGAAACGACATTTAAAGAAGAAACGGAAACAGATTTATTTGGAGAGCAAGCTGTACTTTGTGGCGGAGTAACTGCGCTAGTAAAAGCTGGATTTGAAACGTTAGTTGATGCCGGATATCAGCCGGAACTTGCATATTTTGAATGTTTACACGAACTAAAACTAATCGTTGACCTTATGTATGAAGGTGGACTTGAAAATATGAGATATTCTGTTTCAGATACAGCGCAGTGGGGCGACTTCGTATCAGGACCACGCGTTGTAACGGAAGATACGAAGAAAGCGATGGGAGTAGTGCTAGCAGAAATTCAAGATGGTACATTTGCAAGAGGCTGGATTGCAGAGCATAAAGCAGGAAAACCGAATTTCCGTGCGACAAATAAGAAAGAGAATGAACATGAACTCGAAGTAGTTGGACGTAAATTACGTGAAATGATGCCTTTCGTACAGCCGCGAGTAAAGGCAGGGGTTAAATAA
- the leuA gene encoding 2-isopropylmalate synthase, giving the protein MKQILFMDTTLRDGEQSPGVNLNEQEKLQIARQLERLGIHVMEAGFAAASEGDFQSVKRIANTIQNATVMSLARAKESDIRRAYEAVKGAVSPRLHVFLATSDIHMKYKLCMSKEDVLDSIHHSVTLGKSLFPTVQFSAEDATRTSRDFLAEAIEVAIRAGANVINIPDTVGYTNPEEYYSLFKYLQESVPSYEKAIFSCHCHDDLGMAVANSLAAVEGGALQVEGTINGIGERAGNAALEEVAVALHIRKDFYKAEPSMTLKEIKATSTLVSRLTGMVVPKNKAIVGANAFAHESGIHQDGVLKEVTTYEIIEPELVGESQNLFVLGKHSGRHAFTEKMKELGYEFTTEERDAVFEAFKKLADRKKEITEEDLRALMLGEAAFAAQQYNITQLQVHFVSNSTQCATVVLKDEEGNVYEDAATGSGSIEAIYNAIQRILGLECELADYRIQSITQGQDALAHVHVELKEGTHQVSGFGVAQDVLEASARAYVHAAGKLKSFIQLVK; this is encoded by the coding sequence ATGAAGCAGATTTTGTTCATGGATACGACGCTACGTGATGGCGAACAATCACCAGGAGTGAATTTAAATGAACAAGAGAAATTGCAAATTGCAAGGCAATTAGAGAGACTAGGGATTCATGTCATGGAAGCTGGCTTTGCAGCAGCTTCCGAAGGGGATTTTCAATCGGTGAAACGCATCGCAAATACGATTCAAAATGCTACAGTTATGAGTTTAGCTAGAGCGAAAGAAAGTGATATTCGAAGAGCGTATGAAGCTGTGAAAGGTGCTGTATCTCCTCGTTTACATGTATTTTTAGCTACGAGTGATATTCATATGAAGTATAAACTTTGTATGTCAAAAGAAGATGTATTAGATAGTATTCATCATTCCGTTACACTTGGAAAATCATTATTTCCGACAGTGCAATTTTCTGCAGAAGATGCGACAAGAACATCAAGAGACTTTTTAGCTGAAGCGATAGAAGTTGCAATTCGTGCAGGAGCGAATGTAATTAACATTCCAGATACAGTTGGGTATACGAATCCAGAAGAATATTATTCTCTTTTTAAATATTTACAAGAATCTGTTCCTTCATATGAAAAAGCAATTTTCTCTTGTCATTGTCATGATGATCTTGGGATGGCTGTAGCCAATTCATTAGCTGCAGTTGAAGGCGGAGCGTTGCAAGTAGAAGGAACAATTAATGGGATTGGAGAAAGAGCAGGGAATGCGGCGTTAGAAGAGGTTGCAGTTGCTCTTCATATTAGAAAAGATTTCTATAAGGCGGAGCCTTCTATGACGCTAAAAGAAATTAAAGCGACGAGTACATTAGTAAGTAGATTAACAGGTATGGTTGTACCGAAAAATAAAGCGATCGTCGGAGCAAATGCGTTCGCTCATGAATCAGGCATTCATCAAGATGGTGTTTTAAAAGAAGTGACAACATATGAAATTATTGAACCAGAGTTAGTAGGTGAATCTCAAAACCTATTCGTACTTGGAAAACATTCTGGCCGTCACGCGTTTACAGAAAAAATGAAAGAGCTTGGCTATGAATTTACAACGGAAGAACGAGATGCAGTGTTTGAAGCGTTTAAAAAATTAGCTGATCGTAAAAAGGAAATTACGGAGGAAGATTTACGTGCACTTATGCTTGGGGAAGCAGCATTTGCGGCTCAGCAATATAACATTACCCAACTGCAAGTACATTTCGTGTCAAATAGTACACAATGTGCGACAGTTGTACTAAAAGATGAGGAAGGAAATGTATACGAAGATGCAGCTACTGGTTCTGGTAGTATTGAAGCGATTTATAATGCGATTCAAAGGATTTTAGGATTAGAATGTGAATTGGCAGATTATCGCATACAATCTATTACACAAGGTCAAGATGCACTGGCTCATGTTCATGTTGAATTAAAAGAAGGAACGCATCAAGTATCAGGTTTTGGTGTGGCACAAGATGTATTGGAAGCGTCGGCAAGAGCATATGTCCATGCAGCGGGGAAATTGAAATCTTTTATCCAGCTTGTGAAATAA
- the leuB gene encoding 3-isopropylmalate dehydrogenase codes for MEKRIVCLAGDGVGPEVMESAKEVLHMVERLYGHHFHLQDEYFGGSAIDLNGQPLPQRTLAACLASDAVLLGAVGGPRWDSAKERPEKGLLALRKGLGVFANVRPVTVESATAHLSPLKKADEIDFVVVRELTGGIYFSYPKERTDEVATDTLTYHRHEIERIVSYAFQLASKRKKKVTSIDKANVLESSKLWRTVTEEVALRYPDVELEHILVDAAAMELIRNPGRFDVIVTENLFGDILSDEASVLAGSLGMLPSASHAEKGPSLYEPIHGSAPDIAGKNKANPIAMMRSVAMMLGQSFGLTREGCAIEEAISAVLKLGKCTADIGGIETTTSFTKAVMQEMEEQALVGRGR; via the coding sequence TTGGAAAAACGTATTGTTTGTTTAGCTGGTGACGGTGTTGGCCCGGAAGTTATGGAAAGTGCGAAGGAAGTATTGCATATGGTAGAGAGGTTATATGGGCATCATTTTCATTTGCAAGATGAGTACTTCGGCGGGAGTGCTATTGATTTAAATGGGCAACCATTACCACAACGAACGCTTGCCGCCTGTTTAGCAAGTGATGCGGTTTTACTAGGAGCAGTTGGTGGACCAAGGTGGGATAGTGCGAAAGAAAGGCCAGAGAAAGGATTATTAGCTTTAAGAAAAGGACTTGGTGTATTTGCGAACGTTCGCCCTGTAACGGTAGAAAGTGCAACGGCACATTTATCGCCATTAAAAAAGGCTGACGAAATTGATTTCGTTGTCGTTCGTGAATTAACAGGCGGAATTTATTTTTCTTATCCGAAAGAACGAACGGACGAAGTAGCAACAGATACACTTACGTATCATCGCCATGAAATTGAACGTATCGTTTCTTATGCTTTTCAATTAGCGAGTAAGCGAAAGAAAAAAGTAACATCTATTGATAAGGCGAATGTTTTAGAATCTAGTAAACTATGGAGAACTGTGACAGAAGAAGTAGCACTTCGTTATCCAGACGTTGAACTAGAACATATTTTAGTAGATGCCGCTGCTATGGAGTTAATTCGAAATCCAGGACGATTTGATGTAATTGTAACGGAAAATTTATTTGGAGATATTTTGAGTGACGAGGCTTCTGTATTAGCTGGATCATTAGGGATGCTTCCATCAGCAAGCCATGCGGAAAAGGGACCTTCATTATACGAGCCTATTCATGGGTCAGCGCCGGATATTGCCGGGAAAAATAAGGCGAATCCAATTGCCATGATGCGCTCTGTTGCCATGATGCTTGGGCAATCGTTCGGATTAACGAGAGAAGGGTGTGCAATTGAAGAAGCAATTTCCGCAGTCCTTAAATTAGGGAAATGTACAGCAGATATCGGGGGGATTGAAACGACAACTTCATTTACGAAGGCAGTTATGCAAGAAATGGAAGAACAAGCGTTAGTAGGGAGAGGAAGATAA
- the leuC gene encoding 3-isopropylmalate dehydratase large subunit, whose protein sequence is MGKRLLDKLWERHVVTTNENGLDLLYIDLHLVHEVTSPQAFEGLRLTNRMVRRPDLTFATMDHNIPTKDVWNITDRIAKQQLDTLRENCKQFKVPLADIGDEEQGIVHVIGPELGLTQPGKTIVCGDSHTATHGAFGALAFGIGTSEVEHVLATQTLWQRKPQAMGIELKGKLQKGVYAKDIILHLLSKYGVAVGTGYVMEFYGETIEAMEMEERMTLCNMAIEGGAKAGIIAPDEKTFAYVKGRKYAPKDYETFEEKWSELYTDADAMYDLHISIDVTTLAPYVTWGTNPSMGVRIDEKLPEKHDANDERAFSYMGLSPGQSTYDIPIQHVFIGSCTNSRLSDLEIAASVVKGRKVKEGVRALVVPGSKRVREAAMKKGLHHIFEEAGFEWREPGCSMCLGMNPDQVPEGEHCASTSNRNFEGRQGKGARTHLVSPAMAAAAALYGHFVDTRKESYDGAISYS, encoded by the coding sequence ATGGGGAAAAGGTTGCTAGATAAACTTTGGGAAAGACACGTAGTTACGACAAACGAAAATGGATTGGATTTATTATATATCGATCTGCATCTTGTTCACGAAGTAACGTCACCGCAAGCCTTTGAAGGCTTGCGGCTTACAAATCGAATGGTTCGCAGACCAGATTTAACATTCGCAACGATGGATCATAATATTCCAACGAAAGATGTTTGGAATATTACCGATCGCATTGCGAAGCAGCAACTAGACACACTTCGGGAAAATTGTAAACAATTTAAGGTGCCATTAGCGGATATCGGAGATGAAGAGCAAGGGATCGTTCATGTTATCGGGCCAGAGCTAGGGCTCACGCAGCCAGGAAAAACAATTGTTTGTGGTGATAGTCATACAGCAACGCATGGTGCGTTTGGCGCACTAGCATTTGGCATTGGTACGAGTGAAGTGGAACATGTATTGGCAACGCAAACATTGTGGCAAAGAAAACCGCAAGCGATGGGCATTGAGTTAAAAGGAAAATTACAAAAAGGTGTTTACGCAAAAGATATTATTTTGCATCTCCTTTCAAAGTACGGTGTAGCAGTTGGAACTGGATACGTAATGGAATTTTACGGAGAGACCATTGAGGCTATGGAAATGGAAGAGAGAATGACGCTTTGTAATATGGCAATTGAAGGAGGCGCAAAAGCGGGTATTATCGCGCCAGATGAAAAAACATTTGCTTACGTAAAAGGGCGTAAATATGCACCGAAAGACTATGAAACTTTCGAGGAGAAATGGTCTGAGCTTTATACAGATGCAGATGCAATGTATGATTTACATATTTCAATTGATGTTACGACTTTAGCGCCGTATGTTACGTGGGGAACAAATCCGAGTATGGGTGTTCGTATTGATGAAAAGTTGCCAGAAAAGCATGACGCAAATGATGAAAGAGCATTTTCTTATATGGGATTAAGCCCTGGACAAAGCACGTATGACATTCCAATTCAGCATGTTTTCATTGGGTCTTGTACAAATTCTAGACTTTCTGATTTAGAAATTGCTGCATCTGTTGTGAAAGGGAGAAAGGTAAAAGAAGGTGTACGAGCGCTCGTTGTACCTGGATCAAAAAGAGTAAGAGAAGCTGCGATGAAAAAAGGACTACATCACATATTTGAAGAAGCTGGGTTTGAATGGAGAGAACCTGGATGTTCCATGTGTCTTGGAATGAATCCAGATCAAGTGCCTGAAGGAGAACATTGTGCTTCAACTTCAAATCGTAATTTTGAAGGAAGACAAGGAAAAGGAGCACGAACACATTTAGTTAGCCCAGCAATGGCGGCAGCAGCTGCGTTATATGGTCATTTTGTTGATACTAGAAAGGAGAGTTATGATGGAGCCATTTCGTATTCATAA